The genomic window GTAGCTCCGGTAACACCTGTTACTCCAGTAACCCCGGTAGCACCAGTAGGACCAGTAACACCAGTGGCTCCAGTAACCCCGGTAACGCCAGTAGCTCCGGTAGCACCAGTAGCTCCGGTAACTCCTGTTACTCCAGTAGCTCCAGTAACACCAGTGACTCCAGTGGCACCAGAAACGCCAGTAACTCCAGTAGCTCCGGTGGCTCCTGTAACTCCAGTAACCCCAGTAACTCCTGTAGCTCCGGTAACACCTGTTATTCCAGTAACCCCGGTAGCACCTGTAATGCCAGTAACTCCAGTAACACCAGTGACCCCAGTAACACCGGTAACACCGGTAACCCCAGTAACACCCGTAGGTCCAGTGGCTCCTGTGACACCAGAAACGCCAGTAGCTCCTGTAGCTCCTGTGACACCAGAAACGCCAGTAGCTCCGGTAACACCTGTTACTCCAGTAACCCCGGTAGCACCAGTAGGACCAGTAACACCAGTGGCTCCAGTAACCCCGGTAACGCCAGTAGCTCCGGTAGCACCAGTAGCTCCGGTAACTCCTGTTACTCCAGTAGCTCCAGTGGCACCAGAAACGCCAGTAACTCCAGTAGCTCCGGTGGCTCCTGTAACTCCAGTAACCCCAGTAACTCCTGTAGCTCCGGTAACACCTGTTATTCCAGTAACCCCGGTAGCACCTGTAATGCCAGTAACTCCAGTAACACCAGTGACCCCAGTAACACCGGTAACACCGGTAACCCCAGTAACACCCGTAGGTCCAGTGGCTCCTGTAGCTCCGGTAACTCCTGTAACTCCAGTAACCCCGGTAGCACCTGTAATGCCAGTAACTCCAGTAACACCAGTGACCCCAGTAACTCCTGTAACCCCGGTAGCCCCAGTAACGCCAGTAGGACCAGTAACGCCAGTGGCTCCAGTGGTACCAGTAACCCCGGTAGCCCCAGTAACGCCAGTAGGACCAGTAACGCCAGTGGCTCCAGTGGTACCAGTAACCCCGGTAGCCCCAGTAACACCAGTTGCTCCAGTGACTCCGGTAACTCCTGTAACACCAGTAGCCCCAGTAATGCCAATGGCTCCGGTAACTCCAGTAACCCCCGTAGGTCCAGTGGCTCCAGTAGCACCAGTAACCCCGGTAACTCCTGTAACCCCGGTAACTCCTGTAACCCCAGTAACTCCTGTAACCCCAGTAGCCCCAGTAATGCCAGTGGCTCCGGTAACTCCAGTAGGTCCAGTAACCCCAGTAACACCAGTGACTCCAGTGGCACCAGTAACTCCAGTCGCATCGTTACAATACCTACAATAGGCGCTGAATAAAGATCCTCCATTGGTTGCTGTTCTATTAAATTGGGCAATGCTTGAATTTATACAATAGTTAGATTTAGATATTCTTCTCATCATAAACAGCCCTTATATAGATATATTTTTATATGTAGGAAAAAAAGGCTTACTAAATGTTATTCAAAAGTTATGTAATTGTGTATTGTTTGAAATGAAGTTCCTACGATTTTAAGTTTTTAGGGCAATAAAGAACGTAGCCCTCTTAATAAAAAGTATATTTTCTTGCGAAGTTAAATACGAAAAGCCCAGATAATTTCATATCTGGGCTTGAATCTGAACGATTATCATGTAAAAAAGAGATGGCCACTTTAAGAGTGGTCTGTCTTAGTTGGTTTTTTTCTCGTTTTTATTCCAATTAAGAAGAATGCTGCAATAACTGCTAAGACGATAACGGTAAATGCAATGGTCGAGTTTAGTTGTTGGCTAAGTATGCCAAGTGCAATTCCTACTACTCCAAAGTCTGAATCACCAAACGTTGTACTTTGGAATCCTAGATCACCGAGGACAGGTAATAATAGAGCTGGTAAGAAACTAATAAAAACTCCGTTTACCATAGCCCCAATAATTGCTCCGCGTCTTCCACCAGTAGCATTCCCGAAAACCCCAGCTGCTGCACCTGTAAAGAAATGAGGTACTAGCCCTGGTACTATTACTGCTAAACCAAAGAGTGGTAGAAACATCATACTTATTAAACCAGCAGCGAAACTAAACAAAAACCCTATAATAACAGCGTTATTTGCAAATGGGAAAACAGCTGGTGCATCAAGTGCTGGCTTGGCATTTGGCACAATTTTGTCGGCAATCCCTTTAAAAGCAGGGACAATTTCTCCGAGCAACATTCTAACACCTGTAAGAATAATGTAAACGCCAGCAGCAAAGGCTAAAGCTTGCATAAGAGAAAACACAAGAAAGTTTTGTCCGCCACTCAACTGTGATTCAATGAATTCACTTCCCGTAAATAATGAAACGACAAGGAATAAAATGATCATCGTTAAGGATACTGCAACAGTGGTATCTCTTAAGAATCCAAGTGATTTAGGTACTTTTATTTCTTCTGTTGATTTTTCTTTATTGCCAAACCATTTTCCGATCGTTGCAGAAGCGTAATAGCCGAATGAACCAAAATGGCCAACAGCAATATCATCAGAACCTGTGATCTCACGAGTGAATGGTTGAAGCATAGCCGGCAGAAGCACCATTAGTGATCCTAGAATGATAGCGCCAAGTACGACCATTGGTACTCCAGCCATACCAGCAGTAGTTAAAATAACGGCTATTAAGCAAGCCATAAACATGATGTGGTGTCCAGTTAAAAAGATGTACTTAAAGGGTGTAATACGAGCAAAAAGAATATTTGCCATCATACCGAATAACATAATCATCGCTGTTTCAGTCCCAAATGCATCTTGCGCGATGGCAACAATTACTTCGTTATTTGGTATGACACCGTTTACATTGAACGCATGATTAAACATCGCACTAAATTGATCTAATGATTGTGTAATGACCATGGCACCTGCTCCTAAAATAACAAAGCCCAGTACGGTTTTTAAGGTTCCTGACACTACATCGGCAACTGCTTTTCTCTGAGCAAGTAAGCCGATGAGTGCAAAAAGACCAACGAGTAGTTCAGGAGTGCCTAAGAGATCATTCATGATGAAATCAATCATTGGTGACGACCTCCTTTAACTTATACATTTTGATTTAGTACTTCTCGTAATTCGTTTTTATCAAGTAAGTTTTTTAGTCCCACTACGTTTCGTGAACCATCCCTTAAATTTGAAACAATCTCTTCTGATCCAATATATACATCTGCGTTTTCTGTTTTAGCTGTTGTTAAGTCCGTGTGGGACACATCTGCTTGTTTATCTAAATCCTTTAGAATTTGCTTTGCATTCATTTCAACAATCATTGAACTTCCTAGTCCATTTCCACATACGACTAATACTTTTTTCATTGTTCTTGTCCTCCTTCATTCTCCTTGTGAAGAATGGTTTCAATTTGTGAAGCTGATGTACTTGCCAAGATCTCTTGAACGTTCTCCTGTTCTGAAAGCAACTCTGAGAGTTGGGATAACGCTTTAAGATGAGTCTCATTATCGATTGCCGCTAAAACAATGATTATTTGTGCATTGTGCTTGGCCTCATTAGAAAAAGAAACAGGTTCATTTAGTTTCAACATACTAATTCCAAGCTTTTTAACGCCCTCTTCTGGTCTTGCGTGCGGCATCGCAATAGATGGCGCGATTACAATATAAGGGCCGTTTGTTGTTACATTGTGAATCATGGCATCAATATAGGACTCATCAATATATTCGTTTCGCAATAGCGGCTGAGCAGCTATTGTAATTGCTTCCTGCCAAGAAGAAACGTTTGGCTGGACCTGAATCATGCTCTTGTCTACTATCTCCTGTAACATCGGTTTATACACCTCAAGTCTCAATCTAGATGGACGAAAGAATGGTTCTAATTGACGAATTAGCGCATTTCGATCGTGTATATCAGCATTTTTCTCAATAATTTGCAGAACGCTTTCAAAATCAGACTGCTTTAAGCGTTCAGGATCCATAAAGCTTTGTAACTCACGGAAGATATGTGCCTTTTCGTGATCTCCAAGAATTGCAGGAACATAAATGATTGGAATGAGAGAATCGCTTATAAAGGTTGTAGAAAATGCGAGATCTACTTTCCTATCGTACTTATTAAACATACGTACCGGAATATACGTAAGAAATTCTATCTCGGGTAATAAGACTTCCAATTGCGAGAAAAGCATCGACGAAGCAGCAATTCCATTCTCACAAATCACAACCGCTTTATATGCTTTTTTTCGATTTTCCCTTTTTCGGTTAATCCATCCCCCAAAGTGCATTGCAATAAGCGCAACTTCTTCGCTTGGAATTGGTCGCTTCATGTACTCTTCGAGAGGTTTTAAAGCTTGTTCAGTCAATGTATAGATTTCTTTAAGCTGGTGTTCAATTAATGGTAAATACCGATGATTGAGTTGTTCATTATATTTTAATCTGTAATAGGCAGGTTTAATGTGTGCTACTAAATTCTTGTATAAGCGGTCTTTTTCTTGAAAATTAACCCCACTATGATATTCAAAGCGTTCAATGATCTCTTTCGTTAACGTAAGCACATCAGTTTGTTCATCTTGTCGATCCCGGGTATGAATATCCGTCACCCGTGAGCTTAACAGCCGAATCACAAATAAAATGCACTCAGGTTGCTTCAATAAACGAAAGCCTTGATGAGCAAGACGTTCAGACATTTGTTCTACAACCTTGTAAGCCTGTGAATGAAGAAGCACTTGCTGTTCCTCTACTTCTATCCATAGCTTGTTAATTGATCGATAAGACAAAAAAAGAATTGATAGCTTTAAAGACATTGCTACTTGTTCATTAAATGTTAGTGATAACGTTTGCTCCAGACGTTCAATTTCATTACGAAGCCGTTGTTCTATATTGTCTATTTGAGGTTCCACTAGATTAAAAAGCAACGTTTTTACTTCATTAAGCTCCTCACCAGCAATAACATAGACAACTGTTTGAATCACTCGCCATATATCAGAATCAGCTCCGTCTATACGATAACCATCTTGTTTCGAACGAATCAGTTCAACCTGATACTCATTAAACAGCCTTGAAACGGCAGTTAGATCTTTAAACAATGTTCCGCGACTCACTTGAACGAGATCCATCAATGCTTGAGCCGTTGTATTTGTTGGCCGGAGCAATAAACTGGCTGCAATGATGTAGTGCCGTTCTAGTTGAGTGAATCGATAATCCCATTGATTTTTTAACGCGATTAAATTAGCTAACCTTGTCTTCGTGTCAAAAGATAAAGATATACCTTTACGATATTCGCGTTGGATTGGATGTACTTGATTTTCTAACAACCAATAATCAATTTCATTAAAATCATTATAAAGTGTACGTTTTGACACGCCGAGACGGGCTGCTAATTCAGCAGGATCGATCGGTGTTTTTGCAGAGTGTAGATAGGATAAAATGATTATGCGTCGTTGATCAAGAACCACAAAGATTGCTCCTTACAGAATATAATTTTGCACATTATCTCATAACCTAAATGGAGTATAAACGGAAACAATCAAAGTGTTAATAGGTTTTACCGAACAATAAGCGTACAATTCAATTGTGAAAAACTATACGCAGGTTCATGTAGTACTATTATGGACAAAAAAAGAGAATAACATGAATGGTTATTCTCTAAAAAACAGATGAGTTTATTTTAAAGCACTACCTAGCATGCCCGTAATAAAGTGCTTTTGCATGGCGAGGAAAAAAATAAGAATTGGAACGGTTGCTATTGTGATCCCCATCATCACTTGACCGTAATCCGTATACGATACCCCACTTAACGTTGAAAGCGCTACTGGGAACGTATACATATCTGGTGTCCGAATGGCGATAAGCGGCCACATAAAATTGTTCCATTGAAACATAAATAGGAAAATCGATGTTGCAGCTAAAGCTGGTTTCATTGATGGTAACACAATTTGCATAAAAATTCGCCATTCCCCTGCACCATCTAAGCGTGCTGATTCTAATAACTCTGTGGGAAAAGATAGAAAGTTTTGTCTCATAAGAAAAATGGCGAATGGGTAACAAAGTTGTGGCGCAATTAATGCAAAATACGTATTCAATAAATTGAAATTTGCCATCATCTGAAATAAAGGAATTAACGTAGCTTGATACGGTATCATCATTGATAGTAAAAAGACTGTGAAGATAACATTTCTTCCTTTAAATGAAAATTTTGCAAATGCATAAGCGGCTGTCGTACTAATCGCTAACGCAAGCACGACATACAAACCTGCTACGAATAGTGAATTAAATAATACTCGCCAAATGCCGACATTATTATCTAAATTTCTTAGATTCTCCATAAAATGACTACCAGGTATAAAAGTCGGTGGACTCGCAAACATGGAAGAAGATGGATTCGTTGCACCGATAAACATCCAATAAAATGGAAATACTGAAATAATTAAAAAGACGAGTAAAAAACCATACATACTTACTTTGCCTAACAAATGTTTCCGTCCAGTTTTTGTTTTCATTATTTATCACCTGTTACTTTAAATTGAATAATAGATAAAACCGCCACAAGCATCACAACTACATAGGCTACTGCACTTGCATAGTTAAAATCGAAATATTCAAATCCATTTTCATAAATGTACAAGCCTAAAGTCATTGTTGAGTTAGCTGGACCTCCACCTGTAAGGTTAAATGGTTCATCAAATAACTGAAGTGTGCCGATTGTTGATAGAATTCCCGTAAACAAAATGACTGGTTTTAAACTTGGAATTGTGATGGAAAAGAACTGCCTTATCTTCCCTGCGCCATCCATTTTAGCTGCTTCATACATCTCATGGGGAATATTTTGTAAAGCAGCGAGGTAGATAATCATGTTATAACCTGTCCATCGCCATGTCATAGCAAGTACAATGGAAATCTTAGCCCAAGTTCCATCTGTTAACCATGGAATAGCAGACATTCCGAAATTTGTAATCAGTTCATTTATAAGCCCATTATCTTGTAATAGAACTGAAAATAATAATGAATAGGCAACTAACGACGTGACGGCTGGTAAAAAGAACGATACTCGAAAGAAGCCCTTTAGACGCAACAGTTGACTATTTAACACATTTGCCAAGATCATTGATAAAAGTAGCATGAATGGCACTTGTAAAATGAAAATGATAAATGTATTTACGAGTGCCGTCTGAAAGATCGAATCATGAATCAGTCGTATGTAATTGTCAAATCCAGTAAAGACATAGCTACCACCTTCGAATTTTTGAAAGCTAAGTACGATGGAAGCGACAATTGGATAAGCTGTAAAAAGTAAAAATAAAATAACCGCTGGTGCTAAAAATACATAGGGGGTTGCCTTAGATCGGTTCATGACACAGCCCTCTTTCTTTAAAATCGGTGAAGCAACGTACATAACTTCACCGATTCTGTTTTTATAAAATTACTTAATTCATTCTGTTTTGTAACTGTTGCTCGGCTCGTGTCATCACATCTGTTACATCGGCTCCATTCGCGGCATCAGACTGCGCCGTTTCTGTTTCGTCTCGAGCGATGGAATAATTACCTGTATAATTTACAGAAGGAATATCATCCATCATACTAGCGAAGAGCTCCCAAATAGCTTGATCTCCGAAGTAACTAATTGGAGAAGTGAATAGATCATTGTCATAAATCGTATTAAGAGAAGGAAACAGTCCGTTCTCCATTGCAGTTAGCTGAACATCATCAGAAGTAGAAAAATATTCCATAAAATCATAAGCAAGGTCAGGATTAGCCGTTTGTGCTGAGATCATGTAATTGCTTCCTCCTAAGTTAGAAGCCCGGTTGCCGCCAGCTTCCATTGCCGGTAGTGGGAAAACTCCCCATTGTCCTTCTAAATCTGGCGCCTGCTCTGTTAACGAACCTGTTAACCATGCCCCGGTTGGTGCTGTAGCAACAGTACCATTGGCCAAGCCTGTTAACCATGCATCCCAACCTACTAAATTTTCATTCAACCCTTCTTGATGTAAGCGCTGAATGACTTCCATCGCTTTTATCGACTCATCGGACGCGAGAGCAACTTCTTCATTCTCATCAAAATAAAATGTGCCTTGCTGATTTAACATCATACGGTAGACACCATCATCATTACTGATGTCAATACCAGTTAACGCAACATCCAATTCGTCTCGCAATGTATGACCAGCTTCAATAAAATCATCCCATGTTTCAATTTCGTCTGCATTAATACCAGCTTCTTCAAACAAGTCTGTTCGATAAAATATACCAGCTGGACCCGCATCAAAAGGAAAACCATACACTCCGCCGTCGACGGTTAGTAATTCCGTTTTAAAGGCAGGAAATTTGTCATTGTGAGCTTCTTCAAAATCATACTCAGAAATGTCTAAAAAAGCGTCTTTAAAATTTGAAAGATACCCTTGAACTCGATCATCTTCAACAAGCATAATATCAGGTAAGCCTTCTCCGTTTGCCTGAAGTCCAGTTGTAATTCGCTGATAAACATCTGGTGTTCCTACTTCAATAATCTCCAGGTCAAAATCTGGATGATCTTCTGCGAATTGAGCAGCTGCTTCTTCAAGTACAGGGATATTAATATTCCAAGCCCACGCGGTTAGTGTTTGATCATCTGATGTTCCGTTACTCCCTGACCCTCCACAAGCGGATAAAGAAACAAGCGCTACTAGTGATGATGCATATAATAAAGTTTTTTTCATGTTCATGCTCCTCTCAATATGTATGATGCGGTCGTGCATTTTGGTATCGCTTACAATTACAGGCTTACCTACTCTTTTTTTGAACTATTTAAGAATTCAACCGAAAGAAACCGGTTTCAGTTAACTTTAAAAAAGAAACTCTTTTTTGTCAACAAGCAATTTTCACTTTCTGTTTTTTTCGTAATAAATGAAAAAATGAAGCTTCACTTTGACTACACTCGAAAACAATTCTATACTTCTAATAGAAAAATGAGAAAGGGAAGCGATAACGAATGTTGAAGAAAGACGGTGTGACAATTTACCGGATTGCCAAAGAAGCAAATGTTTCGCCTGCCACTGTATCAAGGGTTTTAACTGGAAGCGCAAATGTTAGAGAACCAGCTAAATCTAGAGTCTTAGCGTTAATTAATAAATACAATTTCAAGCCAAATGTAATGGCACAAAGTTTATATTTAAAACAATCAAAAATGCTAGGGATTATTCTTCCAGATATTGATCACCCCTTCTATTCGATGATTGTTAAAGAGCTTGAGAGGCAAGCCCTTGAAAAAGGTTATACGTGTTTATTGTGCAATTCCATGCAAAATTTCTCTATTGAGCAAGCTTATTTAGACAATCTGATTTCACGCCAAGTTGACGGGATTGTTTTTCTAGGAGGTCGAATTAATCAAACCCACCCTACAGAAGAACTTCGAGCAGGAATGATTGACGCACTAAAACATGTCCCTATTGTTTTTGTTAATGGCAAAATGGAAGGGGTAGACGCTCATACAATACGAACAGATGAAGCCAGTGGTGTTCGGCGTTTACTTGAACTACTTGCTCACCACGGTCATCGAGAGATTGGCTTATTAGGGGGTGAGGTTGGGGTTTCATCCACAGATGAAAAGGTGAGTGTTTTCCTAGAAACCATGAAAGAAAAAGGATTAATCTTTAAAGAAGATTGGATTCATAGTAGCGGTTATAGTATAGAGGCTGGAGAAAAAGATGCGACACACCTCATTCACCTTGACGATAGACCAACAGCTGTCTTATGTATGAATGATTTTGTTGCGATTGGAGCCATAAAACGGTTCAGAAAGTTTGGATTAAAAGTTCCTGGTGATATTTCTGTAACGGGCTTTGATGATACGTATTTAGCTGAACACTTCCCTCCTGGTGTGACGTCTGTTAATCACAATTACCAAAAGCTAGCGAAAAAAACCATAGAGACATTGGTTGGTTTGATTGCACATGAAGAACAACAAAAAGAAGCGATTATCCCAACATATGTGACAGTAAGAAATTCTTGTGAAGAATGGCAACACTAGCTACTTTTCGATGCGTTACCATTCTTCGCACCTTATTTTCGAAAAAATACTTTTAAAAGATTGACAAAAGTTCAAAATCGATATACCTTTATTTGAAACCGGTTTCTTTTTGAGGAGTACTTTTTTAGAAACGATACATAGTTCGTTAAAGGAGATGAATGATTATGTCAAAACAATTAACTTGGGGCATTCTTGGAACCGCTACCATCGCAAAACAATCAATGATTCCTGGTATTTTGGAATCCAGTACAGGATCTATTGGAGCAATAGCAAGTCGATCTCTTGATAAAGCGCAAGCTTTCGCTTCGGAATTCTCCATCCCGACAGCATATGGATCATATGAAGAATTAGTTGCCGATCCTTCTATAGACGCGGTATACATTCCGCTACCAAATCATCTACATAAAGAATGGGTAATCCGGTCCGCTGAAGCAAAAAAACATGTATTATGCGAGAAACCAATTTCATTGAATCGATTAGAACTTGAGGAAATGAAACGTGTATGTGAAGAAAATGGCGTGTTATTACTTGATGCCTTTATGTATCGGTACCAAGAACGCTACACACAGATTAAAAACCACATTAAGAATGGTGATATTGGCGAACTAAGAGGAATTAGAAGCTCCTTCTCGTTTAATAATGCTGGGGCACTTGATAACTTTCGCATGAAGAAGGAATTCGGTGGAGGTAGTTTATACGATATTGGTGTATATCCACTTAGTTTGGCACGTATGATTTTCGAAGAAGAACCAGAGGCCATTACGGTTCACTCTTTTTCTCCAGATTCCCATAACGGTGTCGACATGTCAGCAGCAGGGTTAGTTGAGTTTAACAATGGACGCTTTCTAACTTTTGATTGTGGCATGTGGACAGCCTACCGCAATGACGCTGAACTACTTGGCTCAACAGGTCGCATTCTTATTCCCGATCCTTTTACTGGTGGTTTAGAAGGATTTCAGCTTATTCAAGGAAGTGAAACGCGTCAAATTGATGTAGAAGATACTAACCATTATGCAAAGCAAGCTGATTATTTCGCTCACGTCGTATGGGGTGAAACGGCCAATCGCTTTGGCGTTGAGGATTCTCTTGCAAATATGCGTTTACTTGATGGAGCGCTTGAATCACAAGAAAAACGAGAAAGAGTGGTGTTGTAAGACAATGTTAAAAACAATTCAACTAGAGGGGCTATCCTCCCCTGTGTCCTCTCTCATTATGGGATCTGATTATTTCACCCCTGAAAATCAAGACACAGCTAGCCAAATGATAGAGAACTATTTACGTATCGGTGGTAACACAATTGATACGGCGTTTATTTACAGTGGCGGATTAAGTGAACAAGCAATTGGAAATTGGTTGGATAATGGAAACCGCGATCGCGTTAATATTTGGACAAAAGGTGGTCACCCAAATCAAAACGGGCACACCATTACTAAAGCAGCGTTACAGGAGCAACTTAAAATAAGTCTCGACCGATTAAAAACCGATCATGTTGAACTATATGCCCTCCATCGTGATGACCCTACTGTTCCTGTTGGCCACATTTTGGAATGGCTTAATGAGTTTGTCGAAGACGGCTATATCTCTACTTTTGGTGGATCGAATTGGGAGACTTCTCGTTTGGAAGAAGCAAACCAGTATGCATCAACACACGGGTTACGCGGTTTTTCATTTTCAAGTCCAAATTTAAGTCTTGCAAAGGCAAAAGAAGCTTATTGGCCTGGTTGCATCAGCTTAGATGCTTCCGCCATTAAATGGCACCAGCAGTCAAATATTCCTGTACTATCATGGTCATCTCAAGCTAGAGGATTTTTTACAGGTCGTTTTGATCGAAACGATTTTTCTAACGAAGATCTTGTACGTGTTT from Shouchella hunanensis includes these protein-coding regions:
- a CDS encoding LacI family DNA-binding transcriptional regulator — protein: MLKKDGVTIYRIAKEANVSPATVSRVLTGSANVREPAKSRVLALINKYNFKPNVMAQSLYLKQSKMLGIILPDIDHPFYSMIVKELERQALEKGYTCLLCNSMQNFSIEQAYLDNLISRQVDGIVFLGGRINQTHPTEELRAGMIDALKHVPIVFVNGKMEGVDAHTIRTDEASGVRRLLELLAHHGHREIGLLGGEVGVSSTDEKVSVFLETMKEKGLIFKEDWIHSSGYSIEAGEKDATHLIHLDDRPTAVLCMNDFVAIGAIKRFRKFGLKVPGDISVTGFDDTYLAEHFPPGVTSVNHNYQKLAKKTIETLVGLIAHEEQQKEAIIPTYVTVRNSCEEWQH
- a CDS encoding carbohydrate ABC transporter permease; this encodes MNRSKATPYVFLAPAVILFLLFTAYPIVASIVLSFQKFEGGSYVFTGFDNYIRLIHDSIFQTALVNTFIIFILQVPFMLLLSMILANVLNSQLLRLKGFFRVSFFLPAVTSLVAYSLLFSVLLQDNGLINELITNFGMSAIPWLTDGTWAKISIVLAMTWRWTGYNMIIYLAALQNIPHEMYEAAKMDGAGKIRQFFSITIPSLKPVILFTGILSTIGTLQLFDEPFNLTGGGPANSTMTLGLYIYENGFEYFDFNYASAVAYVVVMLVAVLSIIQFKVTGDK
- a CDS encoding Gfo/Idh/MocA family protein gives rise to the protein MSKQLTWGILGTATIAKQSMIPGILESSTGSIGAIASRSLDKAQAFASEFSIPTAYGSYEELVADPSIDAVYIPLPNHLHKEWVIRSAEAKKHVLCEKPISLNRLELEEMKRVCEENGVLLLDAFMYRYQERYTQIKNHIKNGDIGELRGIRSSFSFNNAGALDNFRMKKEFGGGSLYDIGVYPLSLARMIFEEEPEAITVHSFSPDSHNGVDMSAAGLVEFNNGRFLTFDCGMWTAYRNDAELLGSTGRILIPDPFTGGLEGFQLIQGSETRQIDVEDTNHYAKQADYFAHVVWGETANRFGVEDSLANMRLLDGALESQEKRERVVL
- a CDS encoding PTS ascorbate transporter subunit IIC, whose amino-acid sequence is MIDFIMNDLLGTPELLVGLFALIGLLAQRKAVADVVSGTLKTVLGFVILGAGAMVITQSLDQFSAMFNHAFNVNGVIPNNEVIVAIAQDAFGTETAMIMLFGMMANILFARITPFKYIFLTGHHIMFMACLIAVILTTAGMAGVPMVVLGAIILGSLMVLLPAMLQPFTREITGSDDIAVGHFGSFGYYASATIGKWFGNKEKSTEEIKVPKSLGFLRDTTVAVSLTMIILFLVVSLFTGSEFIESQLSGGQNFLVFSLMQALAFAAGVYIILTGVRMLLGEIVPAFKGIADKIVPNAKPALDAPAVFPFANNAVIIGFLFSFAAGLISMMFLPLFGLAVIVPGLVPHFFTGAAAGVFGNATGGRRGAIIGAMVNGVFISFLPALLLPVLGDLGFQSTTFGDSDFGVVGIALGILSQQLNSTIAFTVIVLAVIAAFFLIGIKTRKKPTKTDHS
- a CDS encoding aldo/keto reductase — its product is MLKTIQLEGLSSPVSSLIMGSDYFTPENQDTASQMIENYLRIGGNTIDTAFIYSGGLSEQAIGNWLDNGNRDRVNIWTKGGHPNQNGHTITKAALQEQLKISLDRLKTDHVELYALHRDDPTVPVGHILEWLNEFVEDGYISTFGGSNWETSRLEEANQYASTHGLRGFSFSSPNLSLAKAKEAYWPGCISLDASAIKWHQQSNIPVLSWSSQARGFFTGRFDRNDFSNEDLVRVFYNDDNWKRFDRAAELADKKGVTTIEIALAYVLNQSFPTAAIIGPQNKEEMVSCAQGASIVLSEDEINWLNLDVATHSS
- a CDS encoding PTS sugar transporter subunit IIB, encoding MKKVLVVCGNGLGSSMIVEMNAKQILKDLDKQADVSHTDLTTAKTENADVYIGSEEIVSNLRDGSRNVVGLKNLLDKNELREVLNQNV
- a CDS encoding carbohydrate ABC transporter permease, yielding MKTKTGRKHLLGKVSMYGFLLVFLIISVFPFYWMFIGATNPSSSMFASPPTFIPGSHFMENLRNLDNNVGIWRVLFNSLFVAGLYVVLALAISTTAAYAFAKFSFKGRNVIFTVFLLSMMIPYQATLIPLFQMMANFNLLNTYFALIAPQLCYPFAIFLMRQNFLSFPTELLESARLDGAGEWRIFMQIVLPSMKPALAATSIFLFMFQWNNFMWPLIAIRTPDMYTFPVALSTLSGVSYTDYGQVMMGITIATVPILIFFLAMQKHFITGMLGSALK
- a CDS encoding BglG family transcription antiterminator produces the protein MVLDQRRIIILSYLHSAKTPIDPAELAARLGVSKRTLYNDFNEIDYWLLENQVHPIQREYRKGISLSFDTKTRLANLIALKNQWDYRFTQLERHYIIAASLLLRPTNTTAQALMDLVQVSRGTLFKDLTAVSRLFNEYQVELIRSKQDGYRIDGADSDIWRVIQTVVYVIAGEELNEVKTLLFNLVEPQIDNIEQRLRNEIERLEQTLSLTFNEQVAMSLKLSILFLSYRSINKLWIEVEEQQVLLHSQAYKVVEQMSERLAHQGFRLLKQPECILFVIRLLSSRVTDIHTRDRQDEQTDVLTLTKEIIERFEYHSGVNFQEKDRLYKNLVAHIKPAYYRLKYNEQLNHRYLPLIEHQLKEIYTLTEQALKPLEEYMKRPIPSEEVALIAMHFGGWINRKRENRKKAYKAVVICENGIAASSMLFSQLEVLLPEIEFLTYIPVRMFNKYDRKVDLAFSTTFISDSLIPIIYVPAILGDHEKAHIFRELQSFMDPERLKQSDFESVLQIIEKNADIHDRNALIRQLEPFFRPSRLRLEVYKPMLQEIVDKSMIQVQPNVSSWQEAITIAAQPLLRNEYIDESYIDAMIHNVTTNGPYIVIAPSIAMPHARPEEGVKKLGISMLKLNEPVSFSNEAKHNAQIIIVLAAIDNETHLKALSQLSELLSEQENVQEILASTSASQIETILHKENEGGQEQ
- a CDS encoding ABC transporter substrate-binding protein — encoded protein: MKKTLLYASSLVALVSLSACGGSGSNGTSDDQTLTAWAWNINIPVLEEAAAQFAEDHPDFDLEIIEVGTPDVYQRITTGLQANGEGLPDIMLVEDDRVQGYLSNFKDAFLDISEYDFEEAHNDKFPAFKTELLTVDGGVYGFPFDAGPAGIFYRTDLFEEAGINADEIETWDDFIEAGHTLRDELDVALTGIDISNDDGVYRMMLNQQGTFYFDENEEVALASDESIKAMEVIQRLHQEGLNENLVGWDAWLTGLANGTVATAPTGAWLTGSLTEQAPDLEGQWGVFPLPAMEAGGNRASNLGGSNYMISAQTANPDLAYDFMEYFSTSDDVQLTAMENGLFPSLNTIYDNDLFTSPISYFGDQAIWELFASMMDDIPSVNYTGNYSIARDETETAQSDAANGADVTDVMTRAEQQLQNRMN